A portion of the Jaculus jaculus isolate mJacJac1 chromosome 5, mJacJac1.mat.Y.cur, whole genome shotgun sequence genome contains these proteins:
- the Ccdc24 gene encoding coiled-coil domain-containing protein 24 isoform X16: MCHPGQRRGPAMPRDSPSLWELVEEHVPLPERPEVKRILGEAAVDLSLELRGELSLQVALLQALLQEVRSSPAPGSHPTSDPSSLLAPPPLLKDLVRQELRQLLQGLRLKAICEGRDQAQAWAQYSPRVLRFALEEPRCELPEQELCQTGVGEPRSGVSNMEKMTLSSSPSSCHRDLSIIKDHLNVSSIDQVVGHLRSLLKEECFSLEREISTLQCRLEAEQMRACQPSTAAQEPTLAAMLPTRRAKGAEGSHGTGAAGPCGAFVCLCQAQLPFLCRQQSLGSSVPGPRPFPCFSGHLPAPPLGPCPHPGGQATACRWGRQLRYSILEGPASTPVSGAAPRAPT; this comes from the exons AT GTGTCACCCGGGACAGCGGCGCGGGCCGGCCATGCCCCGGGACTCCCCGTCACTGTGGGAGTTGGTGGAGGAGCACGTTCCACTCCCCGAACGGCCTGAAGTGAAGAGGATTCTGGGGGAGGCGGCGGTGGACCTGAGCCTGGAGCTGCGAGGGGAG CTCTCCTTGCAGGTGGCGTTGCTACAGGCCCTGCTCCAAGAGGTGCGATCCTCTCCAGCCCCGGGTTCCCACCCCACCTCTGacccctcctccctcctggcACCACCACCCCTCCTGAAGGACCTTGTGCGCCAGGAACTCCGGcagttgctccagggcctccgcCTCAAGGCCATCTGCGAGGGCAG GGACCAGGCCCAGGCATGGGCACAGTATAGTCCCAGGGTCCTTCGCTTTGCCTTAGAGGAGCCCCGGTGTGAGTTGCCAGAGCAGGAACTGTGTCAGACAGGAGTTGGTGAGCCCAG GTCTGGGGTGAGCAACATGGAGAAGATGACACTGAGTTCATCTCCCAGCAGCTGCCACAGGGACCTCAGCATCATCAAGGATCACCTGAATGTGTCCAGCATTGACCAGGTTGTTGGACACCTTAG GAGCCTCCTAAAGGAGGAGTGTTTCTCGTTGGAGAGGGAGATCTCCACCCTGCAG TGTCGCCTGGAAGCTGAACAGATGCGGGCTTGCCAGCCCTCCACGGCAGCCCAAGAGCCCACCCTGGCAG CCATGCTTCCCACCCGCAGAGCTAAAGGAGCAGAAGGCAGCCATGGAACGGGAGCTGCAGGCCCCTGCGGGGCCTTCGTTTGTCTTTGCCAAGCACAG CTACCCTTTCTGTGCAGGCAGCAGTCTCTGGGGTCTTCTGTTCCGGGCCCTAGACCCTTTCCTTGCTTCAGTGGTCACCTGCCTGCTCCTCCTCTGGGGCCCTGCCCCCACCCTGGAGGCCAGGCCACTGCCTGCCGCTGGGGACGGCAGCTTCGGTACAGCATTCTGGAAGGGCCAGCTTCCACACCAGTGTCCGGTGCGGCGCCCCGGGCCCCAACCTGA
- the Ccdc24 gene encoding coiled-coil domain-containing protein 24 isoform X21 — MCHPGQRRGPAMPRDSPSLWELVEEHVPLPERPEVKRILGEAAVDLSLELRGEVALLQALLQEVRSSPAPGSHPTSDPSSLLAPPPLLKDLVRQELRQLLQGLRLKAICEGRDQAQAWAQYSPRVLRFALEEPRCELPEQELCQTGVGEPSCHRDLSIIKDHLNVSSIDQVVGHLRSLLKEECFSLEREISTLQCRLEAEQMRACQPSTAAQEPTLAELKEQKAAMERELQAPAGPSFVFAKHRQQSLGSSVPGPRPFPCFSGHLPAPPLGPCPHPGGQATACRWGRQLRYSILEGPASTPVSGAAPRAPT; from the exons AT GTGTCACCCGGGACAGCGGCGCGGGCCGGCCATGCCCCGGGACTCCCCGTCACTGTGGGAGTTGGTGGAGGAGCACGTTCCACTCCCCGAACGGCCTGAAGTGAAGAGGATTCTGGGGGAGGCGGCGGTGGACCTGAGCCTGGAGCTGCGAGGGGAG GTGGCGTTGCTACAGGCCCTGCTCCAAGAGGTGCGATCCTCTCCAGCCCCGGGTTCCCACCCCACCTCTGacccctcctccctcctggcACCACCACCCCTCCTGAAGGACCTTGTGCGCCAGGAACTCCGGcagttgctccagggcctccgcCTCAAGGCCATCTGCGAGGGCAG GGACCAGGCCCAGGCATGGGCACAGTATAGTCCCAGGGTCCTTCGCTTTGCCTTAGAGGAGCCCCGGTGTGAGTTGCCAGAGCAGGAACTGTGTCAGACAGGAGTTGGTGAGCCCAG CTGCCACAGGGACCTCAGCATCATCAAGGATCACCTGAATGTGTCCAGCATTGACCAGGTTGTTGGACACCTTAG GAGCCTCCTAAAGGAGGAGTGTTTCTCGTTGGAGAGGGAGATCTCCACCCTGCAG TGTCGCCTGGAAGCTGAACAGATGCGGGCTTGCCAGCCCTCCACGGCAGCCCAAGAGCCCACCCTGGCAG AGCTAAAGGAGCAGAAGGCAGCCATGGAACGGGAGCTGCAGGCCCCTGCGGGGCCTTCGTTTGTCTTTGCCAAGCACAG GCAGCAGTCTCTGGGGTCTTCTGTTCCGGGCCCTAGACCCTTTCCTTGCTTCAGTGGTCACCTGCCTGCTCCTCCTCTGGGGCCCTGCCCCCACCCTGGAGGCCAGGCCACTGCCTGCCGCTGGGGACGGCAGCTTCGGTACAGCATTCTGGAAGGGCCAGCTTCCACACCAGTGTCCGGTGCGGCGCCCCGGGCCCCAACCTGA
- the Ccdc24 gene encoding coiled-coil domain-containing protein 24 isoform X17 — protein sequence MCHPGQRRGPAMPRDSPSLWELVEEHVPLPERPEVKRILGEAAVDLSLELRGELSLQVALLQALLQEVRSSPAPGSHPTSDPSSLLAPPPLLKDLVRQELRQLLQGLRLKAICEGRDQAQAWAQYSPRVLRFALEEPRCELPEQELCQTGVGEPRSGVSNMEKMTLSSSPSSCHRDLSIIKDHLNVSSIDQVVGHLRSLLKEECFSLEREISTLQCRLEAEQMRACQPSTAAQEPTLAAMLPTRRAKGAEGSHGTGAAGPCGAFVCLCQAQQSLGSSVPGPRPFPCFSGHLPAPPLGPCPHPGGQATACRWGRQLRYSILEGPASTPVSGAAPRAPT from the exons AT GTGTCACCCGGGACAGCGGCGCGGGCCGGCCATGCCCCGGGACTCCCCGTCACTGTGGGAGTTGGTGGAGGAGCACGTTCCACTCCCCGAACGGCCTGAAGTGAAGAGGATTCTGGGGGAGGCGGCGGTGGACCTGAGCCTGGAGCTGCGAGGGGAG CTCTCCTTGCAGGTGGCGTTGCTACAGGCCCTGCTCCAAGAGGTGCGATCCTCTCCAGCCCCGGGTTCCCACCCCACCTCTGacccctcctccctcctggcACCACCACCCCTCCTGAAGGACCTTGTGCGCCAGGAACTCCGGcagttgctccagggcctccgcCTCAAGGCCATCTGCGAGGGCAG GGACCAGGCCCAGGCATGGGCACAGTATAGTCCCAGGGTCCTTCGCTTTGCCTTAGAGGAGCCCCGGTGTGAGTTGCCAGAGCAGGAACTGTGTCAGACAGGAGTTGGTGAGCCCAG GTCTGGGGTGAGCAACATGGAGAAGATGACACTGAGTTCATCTCCCAGCAGCTGCCACAGGGACCTCAGCATCATCAAGGATCACCTGAATGTGTCCAGCATTGACCAGGTTGTTGGACACCTTAG GAGCCTCCTAAAGGAGGAGTGTTTCTCGTTGGAGAGGGAGATCTCCACCCTGCAG TGTCGCCTGGAAGCTGAACAGATGCGGGCTTGCCAGCCCTCCACGGCAGCCCAAGAGCCCACCCTGGCAG CCATGCTTCCCACCCGCAGAGCTAAAGGAGCAGAAGGCAGCCATGGAACGGGAGCTGCAGGCCCCTGCGGGGCCTTCGTTTGTCTTTGCCAAGCACAG CAGTCTCTGGGGTCTTCTGTTCCGGGCCCTAGACCCTTTCCTTGCTTCAGTGGTCACCTGCCTGCTCCTCCTCTGGGGCCCTGCCCCCACCCTGGAGGCCAGGCCACTGCCTGCCGCTGGGGACGGCAGCTTCGGTACAGCATTCTGGAAGGGCCAGCTTCCACACCAGTGTCCGGTGCGGCGCCCCGGGCCCCAACCTGA
- the Ccdc24 gene encoding coiled-coil domain-containing protein 24 isoform X20, translated as MCHPGQRRGPAMPRDSPSLWELVEEHVPLPERPEVKRILGEAAVDLSLELRGELSLQVALLQALLQEVRSSPAPGSHPTSDPSSLLAPPPLLKDLVRQELRQLLQGLRLKAICEGRDQAQAWAQYSPRVLRFALEEPRCELPEQELCQTGVGEPSCHRDLSIIKDHLNVSSIDQVVGHLRSLLKEECFSLEREISTLQCRLEAEQMRACQPSTAAQEPTLAELKEQKAAMERELQAPAGPSFVFAKHRQQSLGSSVPGPRPFPCFSGHLPAPPLGPCPHPGGQATACRWGRQLRYSILEGPASTPVSGAAPRAPT; from the exons AT GTGTCACCCGGGACAGCGGCGCGGGCCGGCCATGCCCCGGGACTCCCCGTCACTGTGGGAGTTGGTGGAGGAGCACGTTCCACTCCCCGAACGGCCTGAAGTGAAGAGGATTCTGGGGGAGGCGGCGGTGGACCTGAGCCTGGAGCTGCGAGGGGAG CTCTCCTTGCAGGTGGCGTTGCTACAGGCCCTGCTCCAAGAGGTGCGATCCTCTCCAGCCCCGGGTTCCCACCCCACCTCTGacccctcctccctcctggcACCACCACCCCTCCTGAAGGACCTTGTGCGCCAGGAACTCCGGcagttgctccagggcctccgcCTCAAGGCCATCTGCGAGGGCAG GGACCAGGCCCAGGCATGGGCACAGTATAGTCCCAGGGTCCTTCGCTTTGCCTTAGAGGAGCCCCGGTGTGAGTTGCCAGAGCAGGAACTGTGTCAGACAGGAGTTGGTGAGCCCAG CTGCCACAGGGACCTCAGCATCATCAAGGATCACCTGAATGTGTCCAGCATTGACCAGGTTGTTGGACACCTTAG GAGCCTCCTAAAGGAGGAGTGTTTCTCGTTGGAGAGGGAGATCTCCACCCTGCAG TGTCGCCTGGAAGCTGAACAGATGCGGGCTTGCCAGCCCTCCACGGCAGCCCAAGAGCCCACCCTGGCAG AGCTAAAGGAGCAGAAGGCAGCCATGGAACGGGAGCTGCAGGCCCCTGCGGGGCCTTCGTTTGTCTTTGCCAAGCACAG GCAGCAGTCTCTGGGGTCTTCTGTTCCGGGCCCTAGACCCTTTCCTTGCTTCAGTGGTCACCTGCCTGCTCCTCCTCTGGGGCCCTGCCCCCACCCTGGAGGCCAGGCCACTGCCTGCCGCTGGGGACGGCAGCTTCGGTACAGCATTCTGGAAGGGCCAGCTTCCACACCAGTGTCCGGTGCGGCGCCCCGGGCCCCAACCTGA
- the Ccdc24 gene encoding coiled-coil domain-containing protein 24 isoform X18 produces MCHPGQRRGPAMPRDSPSLWELVEEHVPLPERPEVKRILGEAAVDLSLELRGELSLQVALLQALLQEVRSSPAPGSHPTSDPSSLLAPPPLLKDLVRQELRQLLQGLRLKAICEGRDQAQAWAQYSPRVLRFALEEPRCELPEQELCQTGVGEPRSGVSNMEKMTLSSSPSSCHRDLSIIKDHLNVSSIDQVVGHLRRSVSRWRGRSPPCSVAWKLNRCGLASPPRQPKSPPWQPCFPPAELKEQKAAMERELQAPAGPSFVFAKHRQQSLGSSVPGPRPFPCFSGHLPAPPLGPCPHPGGQATACRWGRQLRYSILEGPASTPVSGAAPRAPT; encoded by the exons AT GTGTCACCCGGGACAGCGGCGCGGGCCGGCCATGCCCCGGGACTCCCCGTCACTGTGGGAGTTGGTGGAGGAGCACGTTCCACTCCCCGAACGGCCTGAAGTGAAGAGGATTCTGGGGGAGGCGGCGGTGGACCTGAGCCTGGAGCTGCGAGGGGAG CTCTCCTTGCAGGTGGCGTTGCTACAGGCCCTGCTCCAAGAGGTGCGATCCTCTCCAGCCCCGGGTTCCCACCCCACCTCTGacccctcctccctcctggcACCACCACCCCTCCTGAAGGACCTTGTGCGCCAGGAACTCCGGcagttgctccagggcctccgcCTCAAGGCCATCTGCGAGGGCAG GGACCAGGCCCAGGCATGGGCACAGTATAGTCCCAGGGTCCTTCGCTTTGCCTTAGAGGAGCCCCGGTGTGAGTTGCCAGAGCAGGAACTGTGTCAGACAGGAGTTGGTGAGCCCAG GTCTGGGGTGAGCAACATGGAGAAGATGACACTGAGTTCATCTCCCAGCAGCTGCCACAGGGACCTCAGCATCATCAAGGATCACCTGAATGTGTCCAGCATTGACCAGGTTGTTGGACACCTTAG GAGGAGTGTTTCTCGTTGGAGAGGGAGATCTCCACCCTGCAG TGTCGCCTGGAAGCTGAACAGATGCGGGCTTGCCAGCCCTCCACGGCAGCCCAAGAGCCCACCCTGGCAG CCATGCTTCCCACCCGCAGAGCTAAAGGAGCAGAAGGCAGCCATGGAACGGGAGCTGCAGGCCCCTGCGGGGCCTTCGTTTGTCTTTGCCAAGCACAG GCAGCAGTCTCTGGGGTCTTCTGTTCCGGGCCCTAGACCCTTTCCTTGCTTCAGTGGTCACCTGCCTGCTCCTCCTCTGGGGCCCTGCCCCCACCCTGGAGGCCAGGCCACTGCCTGCCGCTGGGGACGGCAGCTTCGGTACAGCATTCTGGAAGGGCCAGCTTCCACACCAGTGTCCGGTGCGGCGCCCCGGGCCCCAACCTGA